The Nitrosomonas communis genome has a segment encoding these proteins:
- a CDS encoding ComEA family DNA-binding protein, which produces MSKAKQHFFIILGVIMVRLKQLIIIFFILSSDVYAAVDINTASQAELEALKGIGPAKAKAIVEYRNEHGLFSSIDDLEKVNGIGAGTLQQIRSDLTVDKEEKIAVEQKKESNP; this is translated from the coding sequence TTGTCAAAAGCAAAACAACACTTTTTTATAATTTTAGGAGTGATTATGGTAAGGTTGAAACAACTGATAATTATCTTTTTTATATTGAGTAGTGATGTTTATGCAGCAGTCGATATTAATACTGCTTCACAAGCCGAGCTCGAAGCGCTGAAGGGAATTGGTCCAGCCAAGGCAAAAGCCATTGTTGAATATCGAAATGAGCATGGACTGTTTAGTTCGATTGATGATTTGGAAAAAGTAAATGGTATTGGAGCGGGCACTCTTCAGCAAATACGCAGCGATCTGACAGTGGATAAGGAGGAAAAAATAGCAGTTGAACAGAAAAAAGAATCCAATCCATAA